A window from Seriola aureovittata isolate HTS-2021-v1 ecotype China chromosome 14, ASM2101889v1, whole genome shotgun sequence encodes these proteins:
- the gnrh3 gene encoding gonadotropin-releasing hormone 3, with product MEAGSRVTVQVLLLALVVQVTLSQHWSYGWLPGGKRSVGELEATIRMMGTGGVVSLPEEASAQTQERLRPYNVINDDSSHFSRKKRFPNN from the exons aTGGAGGCAGGCAGCAGAGTGACGGTGCAGGTGTTGTTGTTGGCGTTGGTGGTTCAGGTCACCCTGTCCCAGCACTGGTCCTATGGATGGCTACCAGGTGGAAAGAGAAGTGTGGGAGAGCTGGAGGCAACCATCAGG atGATGGGTACAGGAGGAGTGGTGTCTCTTCCTGAAGAGGCGAGTGCCCAAACCCAAGAGAGACTTAGACCATACAATGTA ATTAATGACGATTCCAGTCATTTCAGCCGAAAGAAAAGGTTCCCTAATAATTGA